A genomic stretch from Spongiibacter nanhainus includes:
- a CDS encoding ABC transporter permease subunit codes for MGQFLLEGTTGYFLRRLLLIVPTFIGITLLVFTITRVVPGGPIERLMTQAQLGGEAGSLHRSQGGGSLSDEQIAELEKYYGFDKPVLISYGIWLKKVLQFDLGLSTRYQDPVWQIIKERFPVSIFYGVTTLILTYLVCIPLGVFKGMYHGSRFDSLSSAVVFLGYALPSYVIGIALISLFAGYYDWFPLGGFVSDDFDDLSAWGKTQDIFHHAVLPLIAYLAGSFAVTTLMMKNALMDNLSADYMRTAAAKGLSRGQSVRRHALRNSLIPIATSFGNNISLLIGGSFLIETIFNIDGIGLLGYEAILERDYPIVMGILVISSLLYLIGNILSDICVALVDPRIRFGGRAAG; via the coding sequence ATGGGGCAATTTCTCCTGGAAGGCACGACCGGCTATTTTCTGCGCCGCCTGTTGCTTATCGTGCCGACCTTTATTGGTATTACCTTGCTGGTTTTCACCATCACCCGGGTGGTCCCCGGCGGTCCCATCGAACGCTTGATGACCCAGGCGCAGCTCGGTGGCGAGGCCGGCAGCCTGCACCGCAGCCAGGGAGGCGGCAGCCTCTCCGACGAACAAATCGCTGAGCTGGAAAAGTACTATGGCTTTGATAAGCCAGTACTCATCAGTTACGGCATCTGGTTGAAGAAAGTCCTGCAGTTTGATCTAGGCCTGTCCACTCGCTATCAAGACCCGGTATGGCAAATCATTAAAGAGCGCTTTCCGGTGTCGATTTTCTACGGTGTGACCACACTGATTCTCACCTACTTGGTGTGTATTCCCCTCGGTGTATTCAAGGGCATGTACCACGGCAGCCGCTTTGATAGCTTGTCATCGGCAGTCGTGTTTCTGGGCTATGCCCTGCCCAGCTATGTTATCGGTATTGCGCTGATATCCCTGTTTGCGGGTTACTATGATTGGTTTCCCCTGGGCGGCTTTGTCAGCGATGATTTTGACGATCTAAGCGCCTGGGGCAAAACTCAGGATATCTTTCATCACGCGGTACTGCCCTTGATCGCGTATCTGGCGGGCAGCTTTGCGGTAACCACGCTGATGATGAAAAACGCGCTAATGGACAACCTGTCTGCAGACTACATGCGCACCGCTGCGGCCAAGGGCCTCAGTCGGGGGCAGAGCGTTCGCCGTCACGCGCTGCGCAACAGCCTGATCCCCATTGCCACTTCCTTTGGCAACAATATCTCACTGCTAATTGGCGGCTCTTTTTTGATCGAGACCATCTTCAATATCGATGGCATTGGCCTATTGGGCTACGAGGCGATTCTGGAACGGGACTACCCCATTGTGATGGGCATTCTGGTGATATCTTCTCTGCTCTACCTGATCGGCAATATTCTTTCGGATATCTGCGTCGCCCTGGTAGACCCGCGGATTCGCTTTGGCGGGAGGGCGGCAGGCTGA